A genome region from Arachis duranensis cultivar V14167 chromosome 8, aradu.V14167.gnm2.J7QH, whole genome shotgun sequence includes the following:
- the LOC110274793 gene encoding uncharacterized protein LOC110274793, translating to MEKPNVFAATDIKGKFCRNCNCSRHLFSDCPSVECCTCHQKGHISYYCSQLFCRYCKLSGHLVTACPTCPPRPDSLNSSPVSLSNIASLLQRLLSISGNTPAAFLTPSGNSKWYFDSGCFNHMSPLRNIFSSMSTTTNGPSVNTANGSLLHATHKGSISQSTINLPDTYYIPKLNFNLISVGQLVDLGFEVTFFVSGCRVQDPRTGQIIGTGRKVGRLFELEKLHIPSIPNLYAASSPFTFHLWHQRLAHTSLGKLRPLVSQGVLGQFSKVIKIFRRNNAMEYRDSKLLAFLAEQGTLSEFSCLGTSQQNGRAERKHSHILDSVRAMLLSSSCPERTWGEAILTAVHIINRLPSSVLGNVTPFERLYHTSPDYSSLRIFGCPPILPPFPSPDDSRPDDDPAPTIMPPLSARSSRVRNPPPHLLDYHCFSTILHQHEPKSFREASSNPN from the exons ATGGAAAAGCCAAATGTTTTTGCTGCCACCGACATAAAGGGTAAATTCTGTCGAAACTGTAACTGTTCTAGGCACCTCTTTTCCGACTGTCCTTCTGTTGAATGTTGCACATGCCACCAGAAAGGTCATATTAGCTACTATTGTTCACAACTATTCTGCCGTTACTGCAAGCTCTCGGGACATTTAGTCACTGCCTGTCCTACTTGCCCACCACGTCCTGATTCACTCAACTCGTCTCCTGTCTCTCTATCTAATATTGCATCTCTTCTTCAGCGTCTTCTCTCTATTTCTGGTAATACCCCTGCTGCTTTTTTGACCCCTTCAGGTAATTCTAAATGGTACTTTGACTCGGGATGCTTTAATCACATGTCTCCATTGCGTAATATTTTCTCGTCCATGTCTACCACTACAAATGGACCTTCTGTCAATACTGCAAATGGCTCCCTCTTGCACGCCACACACAAGGGTTCTATATCCCAGTCAACTATTAATCTTCCTGATACTTATTATATTCCCAAATTAAacttcaatcttatttctgttggtCAACTTGTTGATCTGGGTTTTGAAGTGACTTTTTTCGTTTCTGGTTGTCGTGTACAGGATCCTCGGACGGGACAAATCATCGGGACTGGACGTAAGGTCGGAAGGTTGTTTGAACTCGAGAAACTTCATATTCCTTCTATACCAAATCTCTATGCTGCTTCTTCTCCCTTTACCTTCCACTTATGGCATCAACGTCTTGCCCACACCTCCTTAGGAAAATTGCGTCCTCTTGTGTCTCAGGGTGTTTTAGGTCAG TTTTCCAAGGTCATTAAGATTTTCCGACGTAATAACGCTATGGAATACCGTGATTCCAAACTCTTAGCCTTTCTTGCAGAACAGGGTACTTTGTCTGAGTTTTCTTGTCTTGGTACGTCTCAACAAAATGGTAGAGCTGAACGCAAACACAGTCACATTCTTGACTCCGTCCGTGCAATGCTCCTTTCTTCTTCGTGTCCTGAGCGTACTTGGGGTGAAGCTATTCTTACTGCTGTTCATATTATCAATAGACTTCCTTCTTCTGTTCTTGGTAATGTTACTCCCTTTGAGCGTCTTTATCATACCTCCCCAGATTATAGTTCTCTTCGAATTTTTGGTTGT CCTCCTATTCTCCCGCCTTTTCCATCTCCCGATGATTCTAGACCGGACGATGATCCTGCTCCTACCATCATGCCTCCTCTTTCTGCTCGTTCTTCTAGGGTAAGGAATCcacctcctcatcttcttgatTACCATTGCTTTTCTACTATCCTTCATCAACATGAACCAAAGTCATTCAGAGAAGCCTCCTCAAACCCAAATTGA